GCTGCAAGCGGGGGCAGTTCGGGGAGACAGCAGGGGTCTGCGCCCTGGCCCTCATTGTTTGTTCGTCTCTCCCTTATGAGCGGGTCATTTGCCCTGCTCTGATGATTCGAAGTCTCTGCTGGCACCCACAGGACGGTGACTGAGGCCTCCACACTCCTCAGCATGGatcccagctcccacccagaCCTGGGGCCACAGACacctctcccccaaccctgctGCCCCTGTGAGCAAGCTGTTCTTGTGAAACGCGGTCAGAGTTTGTTAGGAGGAACCGTTTTATATGGGAATACAAATCAGTGTGGATACCAATACACACACATGTCCAGCCATGGGTGGAAAGGGAAGGGACAGTAGTTCTGGGGTGTCTTTGCACACCCATAGGCCCCTAAGGCCAGTCCCCACAGCCACAGCCAGATGGGTCCTCCTCCCTCAGTTGAACGAGATGCTGCTGCACAGAAATCCCACAAGTTCCACAAAGGGGCCCAACTGTCACTACCCTTATACACACCTTTCACGGGTGCCCCATGAATTTCCCCGCACCCATTCCCCTTGTTGCATCCTCATTGGGATTAAGAGGTAGCTGCCTCCACCACTCTCCACATTGCAATAATCCCAGTGGGAGTAGAGAATACTCCCGCTACGACGAGACAGACAGTCCTGTCCGCATAGCCAAGACTTTTCCTCTCTGGTCACTCCACCCACACAGGAAACCCTGGATGCGCGGAGGGTCATCCGAGCGCCGTCGCCTGGCCACttcagggaagcagagagaagctCCATAATGACAAGGGCTGTGTCCAGGCTCCATCCTAGAAACTGGTGAGTGTCCAGAGGGCTGAAAGGCACAAAAGCAGCTCTGCCTCCCCAGAAGGATCAGGGATGCAGAAGATGGTACAGAGGCCCCAGAAGGCCCCTAGCCAAGCAGGCTTTAGAGAAGGGGATGATGAGGGGGTCCCTGGGGAAAGTGAGAGCTGTGCGTTCCCAGGGGCAGCCTGAGGGTTCCTTGTCTATGTGGAGGAAAGGTTTGGTCACCTGTAGATCCAGAGCTCCTGTGACCTccctcatccttccttcctctctggatTGCTCTCTGTGGAGCAGCGCAACACGAACAAGATGACAGTGGCCTGAGAGCATTTCCCACCAAGACTATCTTTATTCACAATTAATATGCCTAACTCCAAAGGTCCTGCTCCCACCCACAGCTGGCCACACCCACCTCCCTAACCCCCCACAATCCTgcaccctctcccctctctggtgGTCCtgccctctttcccttccccccacatAATCCAGGGTCAGCAGTGAGATGACGAGGAGCCCCTAGGCTCCCCTGGAGTCCGCCATGGAGGGCCGGCCCAGCTGTCCCCTACTGGATGCAgtgcttcttcttcctcttccttctcctctctgtgaCAAATGGGTCACGATTTCTCTTTCTCAGCTGTGAGGGTTGAGCCAGCCCCAGAGCCAAACCTGGCCTCCCAGACACCCCGAGGCGAGCCAAGGGGATGGGCAGCTTCTCAGCAGCGGCTGGGCGTCCACACAGAGCCCGCTTCCTCGACTTGGGAGCGGCTGGTGGAGCTGGGCTGAGACCTCTTCTCTgaggggagggggcgtggggaGCACTCCAGGCCCCCCAACCTCCAGGGGAGGCCAGGCCTGAGGCATGGGCAGGAGTCTGGGACAGACTGAAAGGCCGCATTCTGTGCTGAGTGCCCACAACGAAGATCATCCCAGGGAGCTTCACCTTGTCTTCACCGGACCCGTCCTTGGGCCTTCGGGCGTCCCGAACAGGATAGGCCTCTCTGAGAACAGACGCATCCCTGGGTTCCCGTAGAGGGGCAGCGCGCCTTtgaccctggggaggggagggccgtCCGGCCCGGAATGGAGAGACCTCCTGACGTCCTCGAGAGGGAACAAAGACTTTGGGCCTGCACAGGCCAGTGTCTGTTTGGATGAGCCTATGAGGAGCCTCAGAATCAATCTCTGGTGGGCAGGCTTCATCACTGACCCCTAGATGGGGGTCTTGGTCATGCCTCTGGGCACCTTGGCCGGCGTCGGACTCAGAGGGACTTGAGCGCATTCCGGGTGCACTGTGACTCGGGGCTGCCCGCACACCCTCATCCTCTTTCAAGGCCAGGAGTCGTTTCTGCACCAGCTGGTAGGAGGGAGGAGGACAGTGTTGGCTCCACACACACGTGTGCGAGGAGGAGCCCTGGGCAGTGGGACAATGGccctgtggggagaggaggggacggGGGACCCCAGGACTTGAATCCAAATACAGACACTGTGGCATTCTTGCCATCCTCCTGCACCTTATTCCAGGCTTtgtgcccttccctcccctcccagctccccatcctctccttcctttcaccCTGCACTGCACCCATCCCAGAACGGGCCCTTCCCCATGCCAGGCCTCTcaggcaggggagggatggatagCGCCATGTGGCCCTCCGATTCTGGGGCCCTACCTCTCCCCTGTTCACTGGGGTCCCTCCGTGCCCTGGTCTTCCTGGGTGTCCCTTGTCTCCCCTGTTCTACCGGGGATCCCTCCATCCTCTGGCTCCCCTGGGTCATCTGGGTTCCCCTGTCCCCTGGAGTCTCCTTCCCTTAGGGTCCCCTGGCTCCCTGAGTGTCCCTCTACCTCCCTTGGCTCACTTCTTCGGGGGTGAGCCCttcctcctgctccagctcctccACTAGGGCCAAGAGATCCAGCTGTGGGTCTGGGGAAAGCAATTCTGCCAGGAATCGAGGGTGAATGACTGCCTCCACCTCGGACAGAAAGAAGAGGCTGTGAGCATCCTTGGCCAGGAGTGGCCTGTGAGACAAGAAGACCCGGAGGGAAAGTGAAAAGCAGAGACCCACCCCACTCTCCTCCACAAGGCGGGGAtgctcagcacacacacacacacacacacacacacacacacacacacacgcgcgcgcgtgcacatacacagtcacacacaAAAGAGCACATACACAGAggcacatacagacacacaaaggcatacacacagacagacacaaacacatacacacatacatctgCGAAAACCTCCCCTAACACCAGGCTCAGGAACAAGGAGCTGAGCTTAAGTCCCAACGGCCTGAGCAGAACCCAGATCTTGGGTGCTGAGTGTTCCATGCCCTGGCATCTTGTAGACCCCAGGCTCCAGGCCTAGCCTACCGTGGTGACAAAGTCCTCCTGGGAACACAGCTTGTCAATGTAGCTCAAGAGGTCCGGGTCCGAGTAGATGCCGTCCTCTTCCTGCTTCAGCTCATTTCCATCCTCTCCACCTTCTGCATCTGACTCGCCTGTGGCTGAGTGGACGGGCCCCACCAGCGCATCCATGATGTCCATATACTCCCTCACAGCCTCGGGGGGAATCTCCTCGGGTGCCTCGGCCTCCGGGGGCTGCTGGGACTTTGGGCggcagggctgggccctgggcccggACATCCTGGGAGCACAggctgaggcagagagggaggaagggaaggaaggtgaGGGACTCCCAGTCCACCTCCTGACCACCGAGCGCACGTTGGAGAGGGCATTGTTTGGGGGACATTGCTGTGGGTGTAGGGGGGTCAGGACCACCTGAAGCCTCATGCACTGCTGGAGAGGGGAGGCAAGGGGGGCATCTAAGAGAGTCACAAGTAAGGAAGTGGGGAACCTCCAATTTTCGAGGGGTCTCCCCATCAAGCCCACTTCTTAGGCAGACTTTGTGTGGGGTCCTTTGACAGGGAGATGTGAGAGTAGTTACAAAACTGACCAAGTTAAAACCCCGTAGTGACAAAGGGCATCAGTgaccccatcccccaccccccgtctCGGTGGCTGTTTTGGTTGAAAGACCAGTGCCCCTGTCTTCATGGAAAAGGATCCACGTGGGGACAGTAGCCAACCCTAGGCTACTGTTACCTGTGCCTTCAACTCCAGTGGGAACCTGGGTGCCTGGCTGAAGGCCCACTTTCGGGGCTGGGGGCCCCCGAGGATCCAGCTtcggtggggctggaggaggcaggTCCTGCGCGCACTGCATCCACTGCCACTTCTGAATCTGCATCTCCTCCTCGACTTCAAATTCCATGAACCTGGGGGGTGACGGAGGCATAGGCCACCCTGAGAAAAAGGCCTGGGTTCTGGAGCCCAACAAAGGCAGCCAATAATGAGGGATTGGGAGAGGATGTGCCCTGAGGCTGTCAAGGCCCTGTGAGGTGCTGTCCACAGCAGAGAGCTGCTCCTGGAACTGATACAAGATCTGCGACCCTTCCTGCCTCACCAGCACTGGAGGCCATTCAACAGCATCGACCCAGGTTGCTGAATTGAACCAGGTCAACGGGACACGTGGCTGACCCAGGGGGCACCCTCCTCATGCCCCCCGTCCCCATCCAGAACCACATGAAGGGCTGACACCTAGAGGCTGGAACAGGCATGTGTTCCCCACGGGGGTCCTTGCCCGAATCCAGGACCCTGGGCTAGGACTGAGAGTCCTGGAACATGGACCTGGAGACAGGGCCCAGGAGAGGCTGGATGACGTGGATGCTGAGCTTACAGGAGAGGCCTTCCTTTCCTCTGAGAGGTGCtcgtttgtttgcttttctttgttaaaCCAAGGGGATTACCATGCAGCCAACAACGGAAGGGCCAGAGACCGTCGGGCTGACGACAGCTGGCTTCCCCAGCCTCTTCAGGGATGCCAGGTTACACACTCAGGCCACTTTTCATGAGGAGAGGGGGTCCCAAATCTATGTCAGAAGCCGCCAGCCACCCACCACTAAAGAAGCAGCAGGCTGGCGGGTGGAGCCCTTTCCCCGGCTCAGCCCATATGGCCGGAGTTGGACCCCAACTGGACTCACAGCGTCACCCTGCCCCATCCTGAGACCTTTATGTCAAGGCAAGGGTAGGTCAAAATCAGGGGACGGCAGAGCTCCTGGTGGAGGAAGGACATAATACCCAAATTctcaaggtgagggaggggtttCTGGAGGACAGTAGGTCCTCTGGGCTGCAGTGCCCCTGTTCCTGGTGACAGCCCTTCTCCTTTGTCCTCTCTGATGAGCATCCCCATGGCCAGACACTGCCCTCACCCAGTCCCCTCACCCTCCACGCAGCCCCTGGGCCCAGGACGCTGACTCACTTTTCCGCTATCTCATAGTAGATCATCCGGTCAAAGTTGCTAACGCGCTGCCATTCCTGCACGGCCCTGCACAGTCCCCGCTCCAGGGTCATGGTGGGCTTCAGGCGGGCCATGGATCGAAGCACTGGGCTGTAAGACCTTGGGGTCAGTCTCCgtgcccagcccaggccccaccctCCCGACCCCACCTGCCAATGTGGACCACACATCACTCAACACAGCATGACTGAGCAACaagagggtgggaggcaggtgtCAGGGAGGGCAAAGACAAGGCTTCCCGGCCACTGCTGTCACCGCCTCACACTCACTCGAGGATGACCATCCACTCCCAGGCTACAGCTGAGACACTGTGCCTTGGGGAGCTCTTTTCCTCTTCAAGGCTGCCTTTTCGTAAGAAAAATCACTATCATCAATGAGGCGTGGCATATGCCAGGCCATCTGCTAACACTTCATAGATTAGCCCAAGGAGTCTTCTGCCCGGTCCTCTGAGTGAAGTGTAACTGTCCCCTTTTTACGAGGGACCGGAGGTTTAGGATGGAAATGCCTGCCAGGCTCACAGCTCTAGTGGGACAGAGCCCACGCCCTTAGGAGAGCTCTCCTGTCACCCTGTTCCTAGTGGAATTCTCCACAACAACGAAGTCGAGGCGTGCATTAAGCGCTCTCCTGGGCCCCGcgctcctccccctcctccgaAGTGACTTCCCCCGGCCACATACACTCAAGTCCTGTATGAAAGGAGACGGCACCACAGGAGACTGCGGCATCCACTCCTTGGCTCCTCACCTTACAGCACGACCCTCTCTGACTGCAAGTCTTCAGTCCATATTACCATGAGAATCATGGAAGAGCAAGTTGGCTAGACTCTCAGGGTGGTGGGGTCAGTTGAGATAAGGCACATTTCAGTCATGATGTCATGGACTGGCAGACTCACCCATATGACCGACAATGTGCCTTCTCATAGCATGGACATTGCTCTCAGACCTTGCTTCCAGTATCCCTAGAGACCTAACCTGCGAGTGCATCCCCAGCTCCTCTTTATCTAAAAGCTCCGATAAGCTCATGACCCCCTGAGCGTTCACTCACATGAGAAAGCAGGAAAGAGCTTCTGCATCAGGACTCTGGGGAAGGTATCTCCGCGCCAGTGGCTTGAGGCACTGCCAACGTCGGAAGTTACTGTACACGCTCTGGGGGATAGAGCAGTCACCCTGCGAGGTGTAGGGCTGGTTGGTGGCCAGGCTGCCCTCCCTGGAAGTGCCATGTGGCCATGGGCCAGAGTTCACTGGGCGAATAATAGGGACCAGCTGGGCAACTAGTGGTGGAGCTTGAGGAGGAAAGCCTGGGGTCCAGCCTCCCTTGCCAGCCTGAGTAACTCCAACAGCTGGAGCAGTCACAATGGTCTCCATCGCAGGGTTTGTTACGAATACGGGTGCAGGACATGCAGCACTCCCACTGAGGGCTCCTGGAGCGCTCCAGGTGAGGGGGCCCTGAGTTATGATAAAGGTCTGAGTCTGGGGCGCCTCCACTGGCCTCCCTTGTGACGTGACTTGGACAGTGAGGTTGCAGGCCCCAGGGGCACCGGGTCCACGGCCACCATTAGCCACCAAAGGTGTCGTGGGGAAAGCTGGCAGCAGGCTGCTGCCAGGAGGGAATGCTGGGGTGATGGGAGGTGGCAGGTGCTGCCCCCAGGGTGGCCGGTGCTGGGGGCCAGGAATGGGTGGAAGAAAGGGCACTGCCGTGAATATAGACAAGGAGGCACCAGGGTTCATGATGACATCCGTTCCCAGCACTGGAGATGCTGTTGAGGCAAAGGAAAGGAGTGAATGGGGGAGGAGAATGGGCCAGTGGGACAGAGGCTTTCTGCGGCCTCAGAATGTAATCTCCACAGGTGAGAGACACCTGGACAAGGGAAACTGCAGCGTGCAAGTGTCATCAACTGCTTTTCATGCCCTGACCTCCAGTTGAGAATTATTCCACTGGTGACCCCGCGCCCATCCACCAAGGCCCCTGACCCCTGCCTGCCGAGAAGAAATTGCCTCAGCAAGCACTCACTTGGAGAGCCTCCCTAAGGCAGCCCCTGGAAGCTACGCTTCACAGGCTGTCTCCCAAGACCTGGAACTGTGTGCACCTCCGCTCTGTGAGAAATGCCCCTCAGCCGGCGTACTAGCAGGTAGGGACCTCCTGCAAGGTAAGTTCTAGGCACCCAAAGGCACTGTGTAAAACATTagggccccacctcctcctcaGTCATCCCTTTCCTGACGCTCAGTATAaatcccctctttctttcctagcctcacaaaacaaaacaaaatgctggAAAATATCTCTCTAATGGAATCGTGATACAAACCCATAACACTGGCCCAGAATGCACCTGCATCTCAGAACAACACACAGCAGGTACGTAACATGGGCCAggtcctgccacccccttcccAGGGCCCAAAGTCACTGTCATCACTCAGGAGTTCTGTTCCTAGGAGGTGGGGGTGGTCTGAGAAGTAGGCACGTGTCCCTTAGATTCTGTCATTTCATAGCCAGTGATGGCTGCAGAGGAGTAAACAAGGGCCAGGGAATTGTTATGTTACATTGGTCGTGAGAGTACAGACTGCCTGTGGTCCTCCCCTTCCAGCTCCCAATAATGGAAAGACAATCTGAGAAGCAGGCATAAGCCAGTTGCCATGGTGATCAAGTTCTCTGGAACACATCCCTGTTCAGGAGAACAAGGTACACACCACGGTGCACCTAATTAACCAGAACAGGTGTCATAGGATGTTTAGTAATAACACAGAACGTCTTTCTGACCCTGGGCTACACTCCTTCCCCCTTTAAAAGAGGAAGCAGTCTTCATAGACATTCCACCCGAAACAACCCCACTCcacatctgttccctgcccatgAAGGAGTGACATGAAATATGAACAAACTCTTCCTCTCAAGGCAGCCTGAAGGTCCACCATGAGATACTGGACAAGATGAAGTAGGTCTGAAGTACTGTGATTTCACAAAAGGAAGAACAATTCAGAGCAACTCAGGAACCTGAGCCCTCTCTTGGCTGAAGTTACACGGTTGCCCATCCCCTGTTGAATCCAAGGCAACAGTTACCTGAACTGAGAAGTGACCTCTGGGCTGGGAGGAGTGAACGAGGTGTGGGCTGCGGCCATTTCAGTAACCTCCTGACTAGCTCTCGGAGAGGACACTTCACTACAGGTGTGGCCACACACAGCCCCATTGAAGAGTTTTCTCACCAAGACCATCTCTCCCCAGGGCCCCCTGAGATACAGTAGGCTCCTGTTCAAATCCCTTTGAAAGATATGGTGAGGCAAGCTTCAGGTATCTCAGGAACATAGTACAGGTCTAGGCTTTCCTCATGACCCTCCCTGTGTCACCACCAGGACATCACACAAATCCTTACACACACATTTCAGAGTTGCTTGTCTCCTTTCTAGAAAGAATCAACCTGTCTGCTGCCATCCTTTCGCCATAGCCAGGGCAATTCCTCTTGATCTACCTCCAATGACCCCTCCTCCCCAGTGCAGTCTCAGGTTTCTTCAGGCTCCCCAGTCTCCCCAGGTGAAATGTCCTTGTGTGTCCAGTGCTCTCTTCTCCCTCTACTTCAGTCCAACTATGTGCTCACAGTGAAGTGTCACGTGTGAACCCAAAGGATGTGAGGGATGGCAGGGTCTCTGAGAACACATCCCCTGCCTATAGGCTTACCTCCTTCTGAAGCCACCCTGCAGGCTTGGGCACGGACTACTGCTGCCTGGTAGCATCAATGAGAAGAATCAAGACCAGGACCCAGAGAGTGACTTGCTTCATCAGATGGTCAGGATACAAGTAAAGAGGGACAAGTTAGAATCTAAACAGTAGAATGTGGGCTAAAACATTCTGcagtggaggaggggcagaggccagggggttctgggtagggtggggtggggagacacTCCATGAGGGCTGTGCCAGGTAGGCAAGAACTGGAAGTTCCTTCCACCTCCCACAGTGACAACACAATTGGCATGTGCCTCTTTAGGCAGTTTATAAACTGTTTCTTTGATTCTCGGCACAGAGTTTGGACATGACGGTCCCttacttttacttctttatcCATCAACCTAGTTTTGTGTCCCTCAACACACTCTGCTTCCTACCTGGCTCTTGACTTACTTCAACAGAGACTAGACTTTCTAAACAAAATACCCAAGTGTTAGTCTGATAAACATAAATAATGGCCACATGGAACTGAGTATTTGAAATTAGGATTGTCTCAGCAGATGCAGTGTCTTTGACTGCTGTATGTACATCACTCCTAAGGAAGTGGTCCTTGTGCTCCAACCAACATCCAGCAGGACCAGCCTTACTAATGATCCTTTGTGCTGGAAAGCCCCTGGCCATCAAAAAACTGTCATGCAGTCCCCATGTCCAAGACCAGAATTCACTAAATGTCTTTCTCATAGTATTCCATGGTTGTTAAAGATTtagttttttaccttttaaatgattttagtaTAATATTTTAAGCGAGTAACACCTTCTCATGATTCAAATTTAAATTGTGCAAAATGGACTATGCAGTGGCGagtcctcctcccacctctttcCCCTGTCAACCCAATCTTCTTTCCCGGAGGAAACCAGTGTTTTACCCTTTTCATTAAAATCTTCCCAGAGATACGTCACGAAACTAAAAACGAATgcaatctattttcattttttaaaatgccttcattttttttctagttgaaaATTCATATATGTTCCAATATATCTCAGGATATTTCCAATGATTGTCTTTGTATGGGTATCGTGGCTCCTCTGTTTCTGCACTAGATTCCTAGAACAAGAATTTCTACAGTCTCTTAAATTTCAAAGCACCTGAAAGAATAGGGTGGCTCGATCTAGTAAAGAAAAGTAACAAATGCCTAACTGAATTTGgtttttgaatttcacataaaaaatgAATTCGTTTTTAGTACAACTGTGTCCCATGCAGTATTTTGGACATAGTTTTACTGCAAATTCTTTccctgtttatctgaaattaacatttaacttgaaatctgtattttatctggcaacactACCAAAAAATTAGAACATACTAAGCTATTATTAGTTACTCATCCTTATGAGAAAGAGAACTTGGAGTGAAGAGACTCAAGTGTGCATCTTGGCTCCAACACAAAACACAATTGTAAACATACACAAAATCTGTAGGCTCTTTGGATGAAATGGATTCGGAAGAGCCATCATATAGCACTGAACGTCTTGGCGTAGTAGGGGTAAGGACAGAAGTAAGGAACAAGAAGGCAGAAaatcttcttctctttccttatgtTAAAGGGACTAAACATCCTAGAGCCCTGGTTTTTCTAGGTGTTAAAATTCCACTACCCATGAGATGGATGTGCACCTTGACACAATGCCAAGAGTTTATCCACCAGTGTCTAATCCCCATTCATACAAACCCACTTCCATCTAAATCCTAGCCTGCAAGCCCTGCTTACAAGTTTGTTAATTTCCTGTCTGCATTACATACACTTGCTCTTTAGAATCTAGGCTCATCATTGCATATGGTCCCATCTGCATGGTAACCATGGTAgcattccttttaaaaaacttgtttgattattattttcatattgagAATCCATGTCAGTCAGTTTACCACTATCAAAATGATATGAAAGAGTATTCATGTTATGTGTTGTGAGAAGAGAGGACTGTTAGGAAACTTGTCAAGGGAGATGAAGGGTGAAAACCTCAGAGGATGGCAACCAAATCTCTTGGGAGACGAGATTCACTGACTGCTGTAGCAGCAGTAGAACTCCTACTGATTGTGGGGTGTTGGGGAAGGAAACAGGTTTAGAAGGACTGTTCCGCAGTGTGAAAAAGACTCCTGTTGGTGCTTAAGAAGTTCCTTGCCCCTTGTCAGGAAAACTGACTCAGAAGAAGATGAGAAGATAAGGTGAGAATATTTCAAGCAACATCATGGTGAACTTTATATCTAAAGAAACTCCTGTTGgggactgaaaaaaataaacaatttgtgAATATCGCTCAGTACTGGAGCTTTTATAATGAAGGAAAACTTAAATGATTTTCAACCAATAACTTCATACTAGAGGGATGGTGAGGCAAAATATTGTACCCAGGCACTCAAGAAAGTCAGGCTTCCTTGTTGCTTCCTCCCTTTGTTCAGTCATTCAACCAATTATTTACAATATTCTCACTCATAATTCTGATACAGTATTTGAAGGACTCTTCTCAAGGGCACTGATACAAAAATTGCACTGTGCAAAATTAGCCATTCCCAATTCTGCAATCACTTCTGTAATACTTCAAAATCCTAAACCCCAGAGTCAATCAAATTAGCCCAAATGTAATTTGGGAAGACCAGTCACAGAAGGGAGTATCTAAAAGTCCTTTGGATCATGATCTCTATTCCTGcacagaggctgggggcaggcatTGACTACTGAGAAAAAACATCTCTGGACATGCATCACAAGCCTCAGAAGACAGTTCATCTTCCACTCAATCACGaaacattaaagaaacaaagagataCCATGTTTGTGTCTTATGGAGTTTTCAAGTCTCTGCACTTGGAGGCGCTTAGTGCTGTTAGATGTGAGGGGTCTTCAGAGGCATCCTGTTGAGTGAGAAATGCTCTAATCTTGCAACTGACAAAAAATAGGATCTGATGATTGAAGTTTCTTTGGGAAGTATTACAAAGGCAGGTCAGTAAGTTGATCCTGCTactatttttgttcttgttgtttttattgtcaaCTGAAATTCTGCAAGATATTATAAAAAAGGTGGAAGGGAAATTAAAATTGTTCCCATACTACCTGCTGTGTTGAAATTGGCCCAGATGGTCAactctttctcaaaattattttaaaaaaaaacccaaaacccta
The Phocoena sinus isolate mPhoSin1 chromosome 6, mPhoSin1.pri, whole genome shotgun sequence DNA segment above includes these coding regions:
- the LOC116755035 gene encoding NUT family member 2G-like produces the protein MPGAVSGLRSASPRVPRPVGVRRRAGAGRAGICSKRSLQERREMERRARCGACLATLPAGNFRVLQTSSCEMCTRDFYIAHVKPMHLATKSSGELRSSPVLGTDVIMNPGASLSIFTAVPFLPPIPGPQHRPPWGQHLPPPITPAFPPGSSLLPAFPTTPLVANGGRGPGAPGACNLTVQVTSQGRPVEAPQTQTFIITQGPLTWSAPGALSGSAACPAPVFVTNPAMETIVTAPAVGVTQAGKGGWTPGFPPQAPPLVAQLVPIIRPVNSGPWPHGTSREGSLATNQPYTSQGDCSIPQSVYSNFRRWQCLKPLARRYLPQSPDAEALSCFLIPVLRSMARLKPTMTLERGLCRAVQEWQRVSNFDRMIYYEIAEKFMEFEVEEEMQIQKWQWMQCAQDLPPPAPPKLDPRGPPAPKVGLQPGTQVPTGVEGTDAPLASPLQQCMRLQVVLTPLHPQQCPPNNALSNVRSVVRRWTGSPSPSFPSSLSASACAPRMSGPRAQPCRPKSQQPPEAEAPEEIPPEAVREYMDIMDALVGPVHSATGESDAEGGEDGNELKQEEDGIYSDPDLLSYIDKLCSQEDFVTTVEAVIHPRFLAELLSPDPQLDLLALVEELEQEEGLTPEELVQKRLLALKEDEGVRAAPSHSAPGMRSSPSESDAGQGAQRHDQDPHLGVSDEACPPEIDSEAPHRLIQTDTGLCRPKVFVPSRGRQEVSPFRAGRPSPPQGQRRAAPLREPRDASVLREAYPVRDARRPKDGSGEDKVKLPGMIFVVGTQHRMRPFSLSQTPAHASGLASPGGWGAWSAPHAPSPQRRGLSPAPPAAPKSRKRALCGRPAAAEKLPIPLARLGVSGRPGLALGLAQPSQLRKRNRDPFVTERRRKRKKKHCIQ